The segment CGGTTAGAGTCTCCCCAACTCGCGGCCGCGGTGAGTGCCTTAATTACCGAAAGTCTGCGGCCTGATACTTGGACAAATTATCTCCCTTCCCCAGAAATTATCGCGTTATTTACGGAAAGTCACCCCCAAGGAGTGAGTTTACAAGAAATTCGCCGCCTTCTCTATCAAACTCAATCTCGCTATCATATCACCATTCCCGTTTGGTTAGAATTGGATTTGATTGGTATGATCGAGCAATGGGCTTTAGGGGCAGATTGGCAGGAATTATGCGAGAATACCAGTCTCGATGAGGGAGATGTCGTGCGGTTGTTAAGAAGAACAATTGATCTCCTCTGGCAAATTCCCCAAATACCCGCAGTTTCTGATTATTTAAAAGACACTGCCAAAGAGGCAGTGACTCGGTTAAAACGGTTTCCGCTATAAAGAGATTACCAATTACTATAGTCTGCGTTGCTCATAGCATTGCTCGAAGATAACGTCAGACTTGATTGTAAAGTAATCGTTAAATCTTGGTTAGGATCAATAGAGATCAGTTCAGTTTCGCCACCACCGATAATTCCGGCTTCTGGTAGACCCCAACCTGCCAAAGTTCCTACCGCAGCACCCGCTAATACTTCTAAGGCATCAATGCGCTTATCCCCTGTGGTTCCGGCAATAATCGCCGCCGCCGCCGAACCCGCTAACGTCCCCCCTAAAATTTCTAGGGTACTGGCTCCTTCTTTAATCACTTCCGTACGAGTTACCACATTAGAACTGGCATAGAGGGGATAACGTTGGTTATTAATGATAACTTCTTGAGCGACAAACTGTGAACCCCCATTAGCTGGCCGAATTTGACCAACAACTTGACTACCTGCCGGGATTAAAACCTGACCATAACTATCCTTAATATTGGCAGCCGTTTGTAGGGTAACAGAGACGGTTTCTTCCTTGGTGACCAGAATTTTTTCTGCGTCTGAATGTCTCAGAGGAATTTGAGTTCCTGCCGGGATAGAAACGTTATTAGCAATAGGTCTAGAGTTATTTTCAGGGGGAAATAAAAATTGAGCCGCAGCTGGTTTAATGGAATAGATGGGAGCTACTGTTGTGATTCCCATTAAAACAGCGATCGCTGTACAAATTCCTGATTTATTATCCTTAGTATTCAACATAATGTAGTCTCCTTGCGACTCTCGCAAAAAAGTATTTATCCCTTACTCTATTCTTATCCTAACCCTCGTTAGATGGGATGTCAGTCCCTAATAGAGTGAACTTTATGCTTTACCTAAGTAGAAAAAAGTGGAATTTGCAAACGCTAAAGACTGAACTTACTGATATTTTGTTCCCTATTTCAGTAAATACCAGCAAGAATGAAACTCAGTCTTGATTTTTCTAAAAATAATCTTGAATTTTTTTGTTTTAACCTTCTAGTATCTCTCTGCGTCTCTGTGCCTCTGCATCAAATTTAAAAACAATTTTCGGACTCAAAACCTGATAACTATCATGTTTAACCAGGTTTCCTATTCCAATTAAGTCCCCTCCTTTGTCATAAACCCTGACAACATCAGACAATAAAGATAAATCTTGAGCAATTCTTTGTCCATGAAACCATCGTTGAGTATCGGTTTCTGATAAACTAATTTGACCTAAATGTTGTAACGCAATATCTGGAGAAATTAAGGAAAAAGTTCCTTGATCAATCTCTATTTTTAACTGTTCTAAACTAATACTATCCAATAGCTTCATCCCGCAACTTTCGGTACGGGTTAAACTGGCCAAAGTCCCCCCGATATTGAGCATAGCACCTAAATCACGGGCGATCGCTCGAATATAAGTCCCTGCACCACAGGCAATATCTAGCTCTAATTCAGGAAATTTGCTAGAATACCAGTTAATTACCTTAATATCATCTATTCTAACCTCTCTACTTGGAACCTCTGGCGTTTCTCCTTGTCTGGCCAACTCATACAACCGCTTACCATCCTTTTGAATAGCACTATACATCGGCGGAATTTGTTGAATGCTTCCGAGAAACTGACTTAATAAGGGTTCAACCTGTTCTAACGTTAAATTAGGTGCAGTTTGAGTCCGAATTACCTCTCCTTCGAGATCGTCGGTAGCAGTTTGGACTCCTAGGCGAATTTTAGCGCGGTAGGCTTTATTTTCGGGCAAAAAGGCTAAAAGACGGGTTGCTTGTCCCACCGCGATCGGTAAAACTCCGGTTGCCGCAGGGTCTAACGTTCCCCCGTGACCAACTTTTTTCTGTTTAATAATCTTTCTCACTCTAGCCACGCAATCATGGGAAGTCATCCCTGATGGCTTATTTAAGGCAATAAATCCAAACATTCGATCCTAAATTATGGGAGTTTGCTATCATAACCTTAGACGATTATGAAGTTTTATTAAGAGCCGTGGTAGCAACGTTGAAACCTAATCACAACACTACTTTAATCCGTCCCTGGCACACCCTCGATATTCTTTGGGAAGGGGGGGAAGACATTGTTAAGCAGGGACTCCCCCATGATAAACTATCCCCGGCGTGGCAAATTTTACTATTAGGGGATGGTTCCCCAACACGCCATTTACAACTGTTAACCACGGAAAAAACGGAAGTTGATCTTATTGATATGTCTCCCATCGGTAGCGAGGATGATGGTGCACCTCCGCAAATTGAAAGCGTCCCTGAACCCCGTTTAAGACGACAGGTATGGTTACGGACTGCATCGGGACAACGACTCGCTTATGCTACGTCTTGGTGGGACGCGAATCATGTGGATGAGTATTTACAGAACCGTTCTCTGCCGATATGGGACAGTTTATCACGGTTACATACGGAATTATACCGCGATATTCAAGGGATTTATTATGGTCATTCGACGGTGTTAGAAGAAGCTTTTCAGGAAAAGGGACCCTTTTGGGGAAGACATTATCTATTTTGGCACGATCGCAAACCCTTAACCCTGATTTATGAGGTATTTTCTCCCTATCTACGCAAGTATTTAGGACCGATGAGTTAATTTATAGCAACAGGCAACAGGCAACAGACAACAGGCAACAGTAAAACCTTTGTCATTGCTGGGTTTGAGCTTTTTAAAATGTCCTAATTGCCTTGGCTATTGCTTTAACTTTCGGTGGGTTCTATTCTCAACCCTTGTAAAAGTTTTTAAAAACTAACTATGGTTTTTAAAAATCAAAACGAGTTTTTAAAAACTGATTGACTGTTTCACAAAAAGAAACCCCGTTAGGTAGGCATTGCCCACGCCACAATTTTTGTGTAATTAATTTTGTGTAGGTACTTATCAAAAATCAGTATTTTCTCTATGTTGATTTTTACTAGATTCTTTGATAATGGATAGTTGTTTATTGTTTTTTTCAATCATTAAAATGTCTAGTAGCTCTTTATCTGTGCCACAGGCTAAAATTGATTTAACATTATGGCAAGTAGAAGCAGATTATATCTCTAGTAGTGATTTATATGTTTGGTTAATTGATATGGGATTACCAAATGATGTTGCTTCTCGATTACATGAACTTATTAGCTTCACCAAAAAAGTTGGCAATAAAGTGTTTAATATTGGCAAAATCGTGCTAATAAAAATTCTTGATTTTGTCAAAGCTAATCCTTTTTTAGTTTCGGGAATAGGAATTGGTGCTGTTGTTGGAATAGCTATTACTACCCTAATCACGTCAATTCCTTTTCTGGGTCCTTTATTAGCTCCCATCGCTACTGTTTTAGGAATTACTATTACAGTTGCTGGAGCAGTAGTTGGTTATAAATTAGATCAAAAGTTCTCAGGAGTTGGGGAAGATTTAGCTGAAATTGCCAGAAAGTTTTTTAGTTTAATCACTGAAGTCTTTAACACTATTTTTCGTAACGTTGTGACTGCTTAATTAGATATTTATTGAGGTGGGGAGTTCCTACCTAAAAAACCACAAAAAAATTGGAGAATGTGATGACAACTGCTCAAAAAGTAACGAAAGAACAACTACTAAAAGCAATAAAAAAGCTAGAAAATGACGATAATCTAGGCGGATTTCTAACTGAGATTGGACTAGGTGCAATTGGTGCAGGTGCGGCAGGTGCGGCGGCTGCTACTTTGGGGACTACTACAGCCTTATTTGGATTAATCACAGTTGCTACCCCTGTTGGGTTAGTTGTCGGTGCTGGAGTTTTAGGTGCTACTGCACTTGTTGGAGCTAAAAGAATATTGGAGGGAACATATTCTGAAGGAAAAAAAGCTGAATTACTGAGACAATTACAAGATAAACTTAGAGAAGTAGAAGCAAAAGAAAAAGCCTCTCGTGGACTCTCCCGTAACTGCGGTGATAAGCTTAACTTATCATTCCTGAAATCCTCACTCTGTAAGAATATCAGGAATATATTTTCAGCGAACCTATCAAAAATACCCTGGTTTCCACTACAACTACAGGAGAGTCCCTCTAGTGTTACAGAACAAGATAAAAGAAAATTGATTATTCTCCTAAAAGAACCAATTCAGTATAATCTAATTAGTCCAGAGAAAGCACAGCAATTAATTGACGCGGTAACTAATGGCAAACTACCCATAACAGAAGCTTATAAATTAGTTCAAGACTTAATCAAGTCTAGCAGTTGAAGCAAGGTTTAAGACATTGGTATAAGCTACAACCTTGATGTGTAGGAGTCAACGGCCGTTGACCCCTACTTTTGACTTTGCCCCTAAGCATGAGCTACTTTATCTTCAGGGTTAACTAAGCGCAGGAGTTTTTGTTTGATTTGAGCGTCAAAGACTTCCCATTTGAGTTTAGTATATTCGGTATTATCGTTAGTTCCGCCCAAGAAACCGATAGGAATTTCAAACCCTCCGGCCATTTCCCGTCCTCCCCCATAGTAACGGCCTTGGGAATCTTTCCCCAAGGCTTCTTTGAGAAATTCATCGGGGTCGAGGGTTAACTTATTGGTTCTTAAAGACCCGATAACCACTTCAAGGTCATTATCTTGATCATGAATGATTCCGTAAACAACAGCCGTGTGGATGTTTTCTTCGGTTACGAGAAAGTCTGCTGCTTGGGGAATAGCGTCTCGGTCTTCGTAGCGTAAATAACCGACTCCAGCAATGGAGAAATTATTTTTAATTTGACGATTTTTGAGCGATCGCTCGATAATATCCATCACGCGACGCGATCGCGCTGATTGTAGCACAGCATTGAGTAATTGAGGATCATAGATCCGCGATAAATAGGCGGCCGCGAGTAAGTCTTCTTCTTGAGCTTGGAGTAAATTATTAGTATCAGACCGAATACCGTGCATTAAAGCGGTGGCGCATTTAACGTGAGTGTTATTGCTACTATTAAAATCGAGGAGTCCTGCTTGCAGGTACTGGGTAATAATCGTCGCGGTTGCCCGAATTTGGGGGCGTAAATCGGTAAATTCTGCGTTAACGTCTCCCTGTTTGCTATGATGGTCAATAACAACCACAATGGGAATTTTAGCTTGTTTGACGAGGGGCATTAATTGACTGGTATTCCCCTGACTATCCACTAAAACACAGCTTTGATAAATAGAGAGATCTCGTTCTTTAAGGGTATTAACACTCCACCGTTTAGCAGGAAGTCCCGTTAGCTTAACTAGGGCAATATTTTCTTGATGGGATAGCGTCCCTGCATAAACAATATCACACTGAATATCATAGGGTTGGGCAATGAGTTGATATGCCCAAGCACTAGAGAGAGCATCAGGGTCAGGAAAATCCTGAATAACGACGATTTGACGCTCTCCTTGATGATGTTCTAGGGTATGCTTTAGTTTTTGGGCTAGTTTACCCGGAGGAAGTGAGAAACTGCGTGGTTCTTTAGCCGAGATTATACTGCTTTTAGTCTCTTGCTCTGTTTCAAGTGTTTCTGGAGGGACTTCAGCTAATCCCGATCTTAACTTAGTTGGGGGGGTTTGGTTAGGGGTGGGAGTAAGTACCGTTGATTTCATCTGTAAATGGGTAATAGGCAGGTGGAGTAGATGATCGAGATGACGTTAAGGAATTTTAGACCATAATTTAACCTAAGTTCGGGGTTCGGGGTTCGGAGTTGGAGCCTTAGAATTAGCCTTTGAGGTTATTCCGAACTCACGTTAATTTAAGGTTAGAGTTTAACACTTTTTTTAGAAACTTGAGTAGATCTGAAGAGATAACCCTGGCTAAGTGTAAAAGCTAATTCAGAGGTTTAACCGTATCCTTGACTACGGTTATGGATTTTTATCGACAAAATCAATTCCTTTGTTATTAATAAACCTTCAAAAACTTGATATAAAAGACTCACTCCTACTATGAATATTATACCCCTAATTAATTTAAACCACCCGGGGATGTAAACTCACTTGCTCTCCCCAATCAACTTGTAATTTTTTTTGGGCATTTCCTCCATTAACGGCGATTTCTACCCACCCATGACTGCCGATTAACGTGATTAACTCTCCTAGTTCAACGTCGCTATAGGTTAATCCTTTTTTGATTGTTTGATGATTAACCATTACTGTCCAATCTTTCTGTTTGAGTAAATTTCCTGAAATATTAGTAATCAGATTACCAAAATAATCAATATATTGAATAGACCCTATGATCTGATTATCGGTTATTTCTAAAGAATCAAGGGGTAATTTAACTAAACTCTCGGGATCAATCAACAGGCCTAATTTTTCTAAGGGAACCCCACTAGCGAGATGGGCTCCCACCGGGGCAAAAATATCTCGGCCATGAAAAGTAGTACTGGGATCGCTGACTCGCCAATAGTCAGGATTAGTTAACATTACCGCAGCAATGGGTTCAGATAAGCTGAGAACCCCGCTAAATAACCCATTATCAGGTCCAACTAGATACCCTCTGTCAAATTGGATAGCCACTCCCCGTCGCTGACTTCCTACCCCTGGATCAACAACAGCCACATAGACGGTTCCTGGGGGAAAGTAGGGATAGGCATTCATCAGACAAAACCGCGCAGCAGCAATGTTTTGAGGGGGGAGCTCATGGGTGATATCAATGACGGTGAGGTGGGGGTTAATGGTAGCGATCGCCCCTTTCATGATCCCTCCATAGCCATCTTTGAGTCCAAAGTCCGTTAAGAGTGCGATCGCTTGAGTTGTTGACATTTTCCGAGCGGGGATCAACTTATGTGAAGATTTAGTAACAAAAAGGACAACCCTATCTCTAAATGTTAGCTTAGAAATATAGACAGCACAAAACATTGCAAAGGAATGTCCACCATGAACAAAATTAGTCAACAAAGCTTAAGCCAAGCCTCTCAAACCCATCGGGAAAGCCTCCGTAGAAGTTTGCAACACCGCTTAGAAGTGGCCAGAGCATCGGGGAATGAAAAATTAGTCCATCAACTCGAAGCAGAAGCAGCTTATCTCCATATTGAATAACCTACTATTGTTTTGTCTAATTAAGGTCATTTTGGGGAAACGTTTAATTATCGTCAACGTACGAGGGTTGGGTTTTTTGGAGAAAGCGGATGGTTTAAAAAAAGCCATCCGTTTTGTTAATGTCTCCACAAACCAAGGTTAAGATAGAGAGAGAAACTGTTAAACTAAAAACGTTACGTTTGATTATGATTTTTTCAGGAAAATTTGACTCAAATTGGTGTATCGCTTAGTTATTGAATCCATCCAAACTCTCGATCAAAGCGTCAGGTTAACCCCCGAACAACAGCATTATTTAAAACGGGTTTTGCGCTTGAAAAACGGCGATCGCTTTGTCGCTATGGACGGACAAGGCAAGTCATACCTAGCACAATTAGAAGAAGATTCGGCGAAAATTTTAGAAAATTTAAAAGAATGCACCGAGTTACCCCTGGCGATCACCTTGATGGTAGCCTTACCGAAAGGGAATGGCTTTGAGGAAATAGTCCGTTGTTGCACAGAATTAGGGATAACAACCCTAATACCCATCATCAGTCAGCGAACATTACTGAAACCCAGTCCCCATAAACTTGAACGATGGCGAAAAATTGCCACTGAAGCAGGAGAACAGTCGGAACGTCAACTCATTCCGACTATTGTTGACCCCATTGTTTTTAACGAAGCCTTAAGAAATATAGACAAAATCCCTAGCGATCGCTATATTTGTGTTACTCGTAAAAAAGCCCATCATTTACTGACTCACTTGTCCGAGACTTCCCAAAATCCTCTAGTGATTGCGACGGGATGCGAAGGAGGATGGACTCCTGAAGAAATAGAAACAGCGATCGCGTTTGGGTTTCAACCCGTCACCCTCGGTCCTCGTATTCTTAGGGCTGTGACTGCTCCTATTGTTGCCCTATCCCTAGCCGTTTCTGTCATTGAACGTGATACAATCTCCTAGGTTTCTATGTTTGAGCCAATTAACGACGCAATCCATAGCCAAGATTATGCCAAAGCTCACCAACTTCTGCAAGAGCTAACCCAAGAGGAAGCCGATAACCCCTGGATCGGATTTTATACAGCCCGTCTACAGGAGCTAGAAGGCGATTTAACGGCAGCCAATGAAGGCTACCATCAATTATTACCTAACGTCGTAAATCCTAAGCTTATTGCTCAAATACGCCAGGGTCTTCAGCGCATCACAGAACAACAGGAAGCGCAACGTCAAGCAGCCTTAGACCGTGCGATGCAAGGTTCTGATAGCCAACAAATGGGAATGCTCATTTTAGAACCCATTGCCCCAGAATTGAAGCAAGCAGCCGCTCAAAAATTTGGGCAAATTATGGAAATTGATGCCTATAGTGCTCGTCTTCAATTACCGAGTCGTTCTTGGCGATTATATCGCACGGGAGCATTAGGAAAATTGCGCTTTTATGCTGAAAAATTGCGTCAAGCAGAGATTCCTTGTTTTACCGTTGCTGTCGGAGATATTACGCCTTTAAACGTTTATAATGTTTTGTATATTCAAGGGATTAATTCTCAGGTAACAGTTGTTTATGAAGTCCAAAAAGGACAGCGGGATATTTTAACATTTCAATGGTCGGATATCGCGCAACGAGTCACAGGAATGCTGCCGATTTTTGAGGAATGCGTAGATATTGGCGTAGGACGAAAATTAGAACGCAAAACGGAAACCTTAGACTATGCTAAATTCTGTGATTTGCACTTACCCCAAAGCCAAAGTATTATTCGATTTTGTGATCAAACCTATCATTTTTTAGATGGGATTTCTTTTTCAGAAACCCAACAAGTGACTGACGGAAGAGCAACAGCTTATGATAGTTGGAATCATCTCATAGAATTTATGAATCAACAATTACCTAATACCTCGATTTGGTCAGAGTTTACCCCTTTTGGAGAGTCTGCTATTGAGTTTCAAGAATTACTTAAATTGATTAATTCTCATATTGACTTACTGCGGTGGGAAGAGACCCCTTGGGATGCAGCTTTTCAACTTTACAGTGGGTTAGCTTTTATTAAAGCCTTTAAGTCATCTTAAAGAGCCGATATTTTTATGCGTTAGAAATGCACCCTAAAATTATTCGTTTTTGGTTACTATTTCCCACAACCAACCTAATAATAGGGTGACTAAGGTAGATAGAAAGGTAATTAAGGCAATAACCGCATCTCTGGGGAAAAATCTTTCTAACCAACTTGCTTGAAGCGTTGCTACGGGTAATCTTTCATTTAAACCAATTTCTATCTTTTTAGTCTTTCCAGAAATATCAAGTTTTAACCCTCGAAAAGGTTCGTTAATTTGCAGGATTTTATTATCGCTGGTGTTTAAGGTTGGGGTACTTTCATCAGTTATTTTTAACCCTAATAAAGAACTGATACTATCTTCGGTTTTAAAGGTTAAAAATTGTCCGACTTCAAGGGTATAATTTTTGTCAGCTAATCTTACTGTTCCCCCAGAAATCGCTGATTCTTTGTAATAATCTGCATAGTCTTTTGGATTAATAATCGGTTGATTGAATAATTTGACGTTTTCTACTGCTAATCTCCCCCAAAAAAGTCTATTATTAGGACTTTCTTGAAATTGTACTTCTAGTTTAACGGGTTGATTTAGCGTTAATGTGATTTGGTTATTGGGTTGCCAAGTAAACGAGGTAATATCAGGAAATTGAGGAATTTCATACCCTTGAAAAGTGACTGTAAATTTGTCTGAGGATGACGCATCAATAATTAAGCTTAAGGGATGTTTTTGGGGGATAATATTATTAATAGATAGACGTTTATTTGTGCTGTCGTATTCTAAATGTTCGAGGGTAGTTTCGGAGGTTAATTTGAGTTCTTTGATCTCTAAGGTAGCGTCAGCTATTGCCTCAATTTGCCACCAGGATTCTTGATTTTTGATCGGGTTTAATGTTATGGTATTTAAAGCTTCTATTTTAGGATCACTGTCGCTAAATTGGCCAGTCAGGATTAAAGGTAAGGCATTTTCAGCGTAAGTTTGGGTTATTTGGGTAATAGCATCGGCATTTTTAATAAACGGTTGATCACTCTTACTGGTAAAGGTGAGACTATTCAGTTGAAGGGTTCCTTCAAAGGGTTGTATACTAGGAGTTAAAGTCCCAATAATAATAAAAAGCATTAACCCGATAATACTTGATAACAATACGGTAAAACGGCGATTAATGTTAGCTAAATACCACAGAAGTACCCAGATATTACTCAATAATAACCAGAGGAAATAAACAATATTTTTAACTAAATTTCCTAGGGATTTAACTAACTTTCGCAGTATTATTTTAACCATGAGGGATTATGTTCAAATTGTTGAGTGATTTTGCGTTCTTTAGGAGAATCATTTTTTCTTTCAATTAACGCATTAACGGTTAAAATATAACGACCCGCAGGAACAATTTTACCCTGTTGATTTTTACCATTCCAAGAGAATTTTACTTCATTCCCTGGTTGATTAGTCAAGGTTTTACTATAAACTTGATTGCCATTAGTTTGTTGAATGGTAAGGGTAATATTTTTAGTACGATTTCCTGTATAAATGCTAATATCATAACCAGAGGTATTCGCTTGTCCAAACCGTACCGGAATAATCACATTATTTGCCTTAGCTACACCGCGAAGCGTATTAGGAGAAATACTCGCTTTAGAGAGAACATTATTATCCCATTCAAATGTCCATTGATTAGCTGTTTTTTTCAATTCCAGGGGATCAAGTTGATAATACTTAATTCGTGATTGAATACGCACTTTAGGTTCACTAAGATTAGCAATTATAGGAATTTGTATTTTTAATTTTTGGGTTGGTTGCAGTTGACCAATAGCAAAGGAAATCAAAGTAAAGTCATTGCTAACGTCAGGGTTAATGATCCCTTCACAACGTTTATCATTTTCGCGTAAAAGACAAGTCGTATTTTGAGTGTTACCCGATGAACAATTTTGTGCTTGGGTAATGGGATTTATTGACAAAATACTCAACAAGAAAAAGCCTAAAAAAGCTAGACGATTCATGGTAATTCTTAAGGGAGTTGAGGCACAAGATAGAATTTGTGATTGAAAATATTAGCTTAACATGATAGACTTAAAATGGACAAGTAATGTTTTTAGGTTAACTAATTATGTTAATTCATTGGAGAGATCATATTGTCACGACACCAGATACGCTTAAAGGAAAACCTCGCATTAAAGGAACTCGTATTCCTGTGAGTTTAATTCTGGGATATTTAGCAGCAGGAAACAGCTATGATGAAATCATTCAGGAATTTCCTGACTTAACTAAAGAACATATCTATGCTTGTCTTGATTATGCAAGAGATTTGTCAGAATTTGAGACAATAGCTTCATGAGTTTAAGATTTTTTGTCGATCAATTCCTCAACAAAACAAAACGGGTTTAATAATATTAAACCCCTACGAGTTCTGACTTTATTTAATTCCCCAAGTTTCTATCTGTCTCATTACTCGACTGATAGGAATTGCATAGCCAGTTCCCTCTTGATCGATTCGATAAATAATACCAATAACCCCATTATTTTCTGCTAGAATAGGACTGCCTGAACTGCCCACAGCTAGGCTTATTTCTAATAGTAATCGTTGATCAGAGACATTAACAACTTTTCCCTCATCTCGCTTCCAAGTATTACCTTCTGGATGACCAATGGTTGTCACTTTCATGTTATCGCTAGGGCTAGAAATAGGCAAGGGTTGAATATCCGAAGGGAGGTTAGGAGCTTCCATTTCAATAATAGCGAGGTCGGGATCTTCTAGGGAAGAAATAACACGACCTTTTATCACCTGAGTCCGCGCATTACTCGGTTTAGTTCCTAGATAGATTTGCACTTCCACATAGTCACAGAGGCGCGGTGGTGTACTGTAGTAGGCATCAACGACGATATGACGGTTAGTAACTATCCAGAGTTTGTCCCCACTGCGCTTAATAATAAAGCCTGTACCGTCCTTATTTCTTCCTTGGGGGAAAATAGGAGTTAGCACCACAACAGACCGTTTAGGGGCAATGAAAGGGTCATCTGAGGGCAGATAATTGTTAGTAGTATAGGCTAGTTCCGTAGGTTGTTTGAGGAGTGCAAGCACCGCATCTCGGTTCTTTATGGCATACTCGAACTTGGGATCAATTTTCAAGGCTGCCTCATATTCCCGCAAAGCTTCCTCTAACTTTCCCTGTGGTTGATAAACTAAGCCTAAATTATTATGTGCCAAGGTATGAGCAGTGGTTGGAGTTACTGAAGTATCTTCGGGCAAACTTAGGGCTTTTTGATAAGCTGCGATCGCCTCGTTTAGTTTTCCTTGGTCTTTCAGCGCATTACCTAGATTGTTGTAAGCTAAAGCAAAGTTGGGGTTAAGTTGGATCGCTTTTTGATAAGTTGCGATCGCCTCGTTTAGTTTTCCTTGGTCAGACAGCGCATTACCTAGATTGTTGTAAGCTAAAGCAAAGTTGGGGTTGAGTTGGATCGCTTTTTGATAAGCTGCGATCGCCTCGTCTCGTTTTCCTTGGTCAGACAGCGCATTACCTAGATTGTTGTAAGCTAAAGCAAAGTTGGGGTTAAGTTGGATCGCTTTTTGATAAGCTGCGATCGCCTCCTCTCGTTTTCCTTGGGAATACAGCGCATTACCTAGATTGTTGTAAGCTAAAGCAAAGTTGGGGTTGAGTTGGATCGCTTTTTGATAAGCTGTGATCGCCTCGTCTCGTTTTCCTTGGTTTCTCAGCGCAAGACCTAGATTGTTGTAAGCATTAGCATCGTTGGGGTCAAGTTGG is part of the Rippkaea orientalis PCC 8801 genome and harbors:
- the truB gene encoding tRNA pseudouridine(55) synthase TruB, whose protein sequence is MFGFIALNKPSGMTSHDCVARVRKIIKQKKVGHGGTLDPAATGVLPIAVGQATRLLAFLPENKAYRAKIRLGVQTATDDLEGEVIRTQTAPNLTLEQVEPLLSQFLGSIQQIPPMYSAIQKDGKRLYELARQGETPEVPSREVRIDDIKVINWYSSKFPELELDIACGAGTYIRAIARDLGAMLNIGGTLASLTRTESCGMKLLDSISLEQLKIEIDQGTFSLISPDIALQHLGQISLSETDTQRWFHGQRIAQDLSLLSDVVRVYDKGGDLIGIGNLVKHDSYQVLSPKIVFKFDAEAQRRREILEG
- a CDS encoding SAM hydrolase/SAM-dependent halogenase family protein, coding for MSTTQAIALLTDFGLKDGYGGIMKGAIATINPHLTVIDITHELPPQNIAAARFCLMNAYPYFPPGTVYVAVVDPGVGSQRRGVAIQFDRGYLVGPDNGLFSGVLSLSEPIAAVMLTNPDYWRVSDPSTTFHGRDIFAPVGAHLASGVPLEKLGLLIDPESLVKLPLDSLEITDNQIIGSIQYIDYFGNLITNISGNLLKQKDWTVMVNHQTIKKGLTYSDVELGELITLIGSHGWVEIAVNGGNAQKKLQVDWGEQVSLHPRVV
- a CDS encoding DUF433 domain-containing protein, whose translation is MLIHWRDHIVTTPDTLKGKPRIKGTRIPVSLILGYLAAGNSYDEIIQEFPDLTKEHIYACLDYARDLSEFETIAS
- a CDS encoding chorismate lyase, producing MVATLKPNHNTTLIRPWHTLDILWEGGEDIVKQGLPHDKLSPAWQILLLGDGSPTRHLQLLTTEKTEVDLIDMSPIGSEDDGAPPQIESVPEPRLRRQVWLRTASGQRLAYATSWWDANHVDEYLQNRSLPIWDSLSRLHTELYRDIQGIYYGHSTVLEEAFQEKGPFWGRHYLFWHDRKPLTLIYEVFSPYLRKYLGPMS
- a CDS encoding FlgD immunoglobulin-like domain containing protein, whose amino-acid sequence is MNRLAFLGFFLLSILSINPITQAQNCSSGNTQNTTCLLRENDKRCEGIINPDVSNDFTLISFAIGQLQPTQKLKIQIPIIANLSEPKVRIQSRIKYYQLDPLELKKTANQWTFEWDNNVLSKASISPNTLRGVAKANNVIIPVRFGQANTSGYDISIYTGNRTKNITLTIQQTNGNQVYSKTLTNQPGNEVKFSWNGKNQQGKIVPAGRYILTVNALIERKNDSPKERKITQQFEHNPSWLK
- a CDS encoding 16S rRNA (uracil(1498)-N(3))-methyltransferase; this encodes MYRLVIESIQTLDQSVRLTPEQQHYLKRVLRLKNGDRFVAMDGQGKSYLAQLEEDSAKILENLKECTELPLAITLMVALPKGNGFEEIVRCCTELGITTLIPIISQRTLLKPSPHKLERWRKIATEAGEQSERQLIPTIVDPIVFNEALRNIDKIPSDRYICVTRKKAHHLLTHLSETSQNPLVIATGCEGGWTPEEIETAIAFGFQPVTLGPRILRAVTAPIVALSLAVSVIERDTIS
- a CDS encoding DHH family phosphoesterase, with translation MKSTVLTPTPNQTPPTKLRSGLAEVPPETLETEQETKSSIISAKEPRSFSLPPGKLAQKLKHTLEHHQGERQIVVIQDFPDPDALSSAWAYQLIAQPYDIQCDIVYAGTLSHQENIALVKLTGLPAKRWSVNTLKERDLSIYQSCVLVDSQGNTSQLMPLVKQAKIPIVVVIDHHSKQGDVNAEFTDLRPQIRATATIITQYLQAGLLDFNSSNNTHVKCATALMHGIRSDTNNLLQAQEEDLLAAAYLSRIYDPQLLNAVLQSARSRRVMDIIERSLKNRQIKNNFSIAGVGYLRYEDRDAIPQAADFLVTEENIHTAVVYGIIHDQDNDLEVVIGSLRTNKLTLDPDEFLKEALGKDSQGRYYGGGREMAGGFEIPIGFLGGTNDNTEYTKLKWEVFDAQIKQKLLRLVNPEDKVAHA